A stretch of Bradyrhizobium sp. AZCC 2262 DNA encodes these proteins:
- a CDS encoding isoprenylcysteine carboxyl methyltransferase family protein — MSFASTILLLVTLQRLGELALARRNTSRLLARGAIEVSASHYPLVVSVHAAWLIALWIWGRDQDVGLPALAGFIVLQGLRLWILATLGPRWTTRIIVLPGEPLVASGPYRYLAHPNYAVVAAEIALLPLALHLPLLALIFTALNAAVLVIRIRAETSALSAAGGRFARPAE; from the coding sequence GTGAGTTTTGCGTCAACCATTCTCCTGCTGGTCACGCTGCAGCGTCTGGGTGAGCTCGCTCTCGCCCGCCGCAACACAAGCCGGCTGCTGGCGCGCGGGGCGATCGAGGTGAGCGCCAGTCACTATCCGCTGGTCGTGTCGGTTCATGCGGCGTGGCTGATCGCGTTGTGGATCTGGGGCCGCGATCAGGACGTCGGTCTCCCGGCACTTGCGGGCTTCATCGTGCTGCAAGGCTTGCGACTGTGGATCCTTGCCACACTGGGGCCGCGATGGACCACGCGCATCATCGTGCTGCCAGGCGAACCGCTGGTCGCGTCGGGGCCCTACAGATATCTTGCGCATCCCAACTATGCGGTGGTTGCCGCAGAGATCGCGCTGCTTCCACTCGCGCTGCATCTGCCCCTGTTGGCGCTGATCTTTACCGCGCTCAACGCCGCGGTGCTTGTGATCCGGATTCGTGCCGAAACATCCGCGCTCTCCGCGGCCGGCGGCCGGTTTGCGCGTCCAGCCGAATGA
- a CDS encoding type III polyketide synthase: MNHTAALVSLATSIPPYQFHQKQILQAAHDLLADRYPQFETLSSLFANTGIRHRYGVKPIEWYLERRGWPERTQAFLEGAESLFVDVARKAIARADLSAGDIDTVVTVCSTGIATPTLEARVAGKLGLRSDVSRVPVFGLGCAGGVSGLSIASRLAQARPGTNVLLVALELCTLAVRHDELTKANIVAASLFGDGAAAIILRAGDGGATRIEATGEKLWPDTLDIMGWSVDPEGFGVIFQRTIPDFVAEHFGPAVIEMLSRMKLSAGDIDRFICHPGGTKVIAALERALSLDQGTLDHEREVIADYGNMSAPTVLFVLERAIVRGLPARSLLTALGPGFTASCVALRHAA; encoded by the coding sequence ATGAACCACACGGCCGCGCTGGTTTCGCTGGCGACCTCGATTCCGCCATATCAATTCCATCAGAAGCAGATCCTCCAGGCCGCGCACGATCTCCTCGCTGATCGCTATCCGCAGTTCGAGACGCTTTCGAGCCTGTTTGCCAATACCGGCATCCGGCATCGCTATGGGGTCAAACCCATCGAATGGTATCTCGAGCGGCGCGGCTGGCCGGAGCGGACACAGGCTTTTCTGGAAGGGGCGGAATCGCTGTTTGTCGACGTCGCGCGCAAGGCCATCGCGCGTGCCGATCTCTCGGCCGGCGATATCGACACTGTTGTCACGGTATGTTCGACCGGTATCGCGACGCCGACGCTGGAGGCGCGGGTCGCCGGCAAACTCGGCTTGCGTAGCGACGTGTCGCGCGTGCCCGTGTTCGGCCTGGGGTGCGCGGGCGGCGTGTCGGGTCTGTCGATCGCATCGCGCCTAGCGCAGGCGCGGCCCGGGACCAACGTGCTGCTGGTCGCGCTCGAACTCTGCACGCTTGCGGTGCGTCACGACGAATTGACCAAGGCCAATATCGTCGCTGCCAGCCTGTTCGGCGACGGTGCGGCGGCCATTATTCTGCGCGCCGGCGACGGAGGCGCGACCCGGATCGAGGCAACAGGCGAAAAACTGTGGCCCGACACGCTCGACATCATGGGATGGAGCGTCGATCCCGAGGGATTTGGCGTCATCTTCCAGCGCACGATTCCCGATTTCGTTGCCGAACATTTCGGTCCGGCGGTGATCGAAATGCTCTCGCGGATGAAACTTTCTGCCGGAGATATCGATCGCTTCATCTGTCATCCCGGCGGTACGAAAGTGATTGCCGCACTCGAGCGCGCGCTATCGCTGGATCAGGGCACGCTCGATCACGAGCGCGAAGTCATTGCCGATTACGGCAACATGTCGGCGCCGACGGTTCTGTTCGTGCTGGAACGCGCCATTGTGCGGGGGTTGCCGGCGCGGTCGCTGTTAACCGCGCTCGGGCCCGGTTTCACCGCAAGCTGCGTCGCATTGCGGCACGCCGCGTGA
- a CDS encoding MFS transporter, whose product MAENDRDRGPVSRGGIAPQPLFAVGAVLLGAFLANFDSRLTTVGLPDLRGAFSLGFDEGAWLSTAGIGSQIFVAPAVAWLATVFGMRRVLGIPALVYSLISLLIPFVHNYPTLITLSIVHGMLLGTFVPATLMIILRNLPIKWWLPAISIYSIRVGFALDSSTSLVGFYVDHLGWQWLYWQGVVIAPLMGLMVYLGTPNEPINRDLLRHADWGGMLLLGASVSMIYAGLDQGNRLDWLESGTVMALLLAGGALFIAFLINETLVHQPWAHVNVLFSRNVGLSLVAILLYTLTSLSNSSLVPNFLSVVGLMRPEQSGVLLLTFGALPMVVLVPFSIFLLRHFDARAVVVLGFSAFAAANLWGTQLTHDWARGDFAGIVMLQSIGQALTLLPIIILALSNVDPTRATSFAAYIQIMRLGGAEIGVALMGTWLRVREQIHSNYLGLHIENGGFDVTRMLKQLGDYFASHGAGAAPARALGTLAARVQREANVLAYIDGFWLCFWLAITGLFFVALITRAPPGPFTPAPFGFAKNVLRKCGATVS is encoded by the coding sequence ATGGCGGAAAATGACCGAGATCGCGGACCGGTTTCGCGCGGCGGGATCGCGCCGCAGCCGCTGTTTGCGGTAGGCGCGGTGCTGCTCGGCGCGTTTCTGGCGAACTTCGACAGCCGGCTGACGACGGTAGGCCTGCCTGATCTGCGCGGCGCATTTTCGCTCGGCTTCGACGAGGGCGCCTGGCTCTCCACCGCGGGCATCGGCTCGCAGATATTCGTCGCGCCGGCAGTGGCGTGGCTTGCGACCGTATTCGGGATGCGCCGCGTGCTCGGCATTCCGGCTCTGGTCTATTCCCTGATCTCGCTGCTGATCCCGTTCGTGCACAATTACCCCACGCTGATCACGCTCAGCATCGTGCATGGCATGCTGCTCGGCACCTTCGTGCCGGCGACACTGATGATCATCTTGCGTAATTTGCCGATCAAATGGTGGCTGCCGGCGATCTCGATCTATTCGATCAGGGTAGGATTCGCGCTCGACAGCTCCACCTCGCTGGTCGGCTTCTATGTCGATCATCTGGGATGGCAGTGGCTGTATTGGCAGGGCGTGGTGATAGCGCCGCTGATGGGCCTGATGGTCTATCTCGGTACGCCCAATGAGCCGATCAATCGCGACCTGCTGAGGCACGCCGACTGGGGCGGGATGCTGCTGCTCGGGGCCTCCGTCTCGATGATCTATGCCGGTCTCGATCAGGGCAATCGTCTGGACTGGCTGGAGTCGGGCACGGTGATGGCGCTGTTGCTCGCCGGCGGCGCGCTGTTCATCGCCTTTCTGATCAACGAGACGCTGGTTCACCAGCCCTGGGCCCACGTCAATGTGCTGTTCTCGCGCAATGTCGGGCTCTCGCTGGTCGCCATCCTGCTGTACACCCTGACCAGCCTCTCCAACTCGTCGCTGGTACCGAATTTCCTCAGCGTTGTTGGCCTGATGCGGCCCGAACAAAGCGGCGTGCTGCTCCTGACCTTTGGCGCCTTGCCCATGGTGGTGCTGGTGCCGTTCTCGATCTTCCTGCTTCGGCATTTCGATGCACGCGCCGTTGTGGTCCTCGGCTTTTCGGCGTTCGCTGCCGCCAATCTGTGGGGAACGCAACTGACCCATGACTGGGCGCGCGGCGATTTCGCCGGCATCGTGATGCTGCAGTCGATCGGGCAGGCGCTCACGCTGTTACCGATCATCATCCTCGCGCTGTCCAATGTGGATCCAACCCGCGCGACGTCATTCGCCGCCTATATCCAGATCATGCGGCTCGGCGGCGCCGAGATCGGCGTGGCGCTGATGGGCACATGGCTGCGCGTGCGCGAGCAGATCCATTCCAATTATCTCGGACTGCACATCGAAAATGGCGGCTTCGACGTGACGCGCATGCTCAAGCAGCTCGGGGATTATTTCGCCAGCCATGGCGCCGGCGCGGCCCCGGCGCGGGCGCTGGGGACGTTGGCAGCGCGGGTCCAGCGCGAAGCCAACGTGCTCGCCTATATCGACGGATTTTGGCTGTGCTTCTGGCTGGCGATAACTGGGCTGTTCTTCGTCGCCCTGATCACCCGCGCGCCGCCGGGCCCTTTCACGCCGGCACCGTTCGGTTTCGCGAAAAACGTGCTGCGGAAGTGCGGGGCGACCGTGTCGTAA
- a CDS encoding HlyD family secretion protein — protein MSQQDQASPPPASQAPSPPVAPAPKPPPATGGFWGRFTIPLFAVLMAFAFITVATLHWDAWVGSAKIQTTNDAYVRAELTRLSSRVAGEVITVAVNDFQRVKAGDLLVQIDPADYAAQVAQAEASVAAAQAALDNLSNQVELQYATIAQAEAQLVSATAQEVEARQEQERQQSLSQTESGTRQRLEQATAGFAKAQADVRASRAVIAAQRHQLEVLSGTKKQRAADLEGAKATLAAAKLKLGYTKIVAPFDGVTGERQVQPGDYVNIGTNLINVVPLPNVYVIANYKETQLTRVKPGQPVEITIDSFPNERLHGRVERIAPASGSQFALLPPDNATGNFTKVVQRVPVRIQFDKNQPLLERLLPGMSVFTHINTGEAGTDGGK, from the coding sequence GTGAGTCAGCAGGATCAAGCGAGCCCGCCACCCGCAAGTCAGGCCCCGTCTCCGCCGGTCGCGCCGGCTCCAAAGCCGCCGCCGGCGACAGGCGGCTTCTGGGGCCGCTTCACGATTCCATTGTTCGCGGTACTGATGGCGTTTGCCTTTATCACGGTGGCGACGCTGCACTGGGATGCCTGGGTCGGCAGCGCCAAGATCCAGACCACCAACGACGCCTATGTCCGTGCCGAGCTCACGCGGTTGAGCAGCCGGGTCGCCGGCGAGGTGATTACGGTCGCTGTGAATGATTTCCAGCGCGTCAAGGCCGGCGATTTGCTGGTGCAGATCGACCCCGCCGACTACGCGGCTCAGGTCGCACAGGCCGAGGCCAGCGTCGCCGCCGCGCAGGCAGCCCTCGACAATCTGAGCAATCAGGTCGAACTGCAATATGCGACGATCGCACAGGCCGAAGCCCAGCTCGTATCCGCGACGGCCCAGGAGGTCGAAGCGCGTCAGGAACAGGAGCGTCAGCAGTCGTTGTCGCAAACCGAATCCGGTACGCGCCAAAGGCTCGAACAGGCGACCGCGGGGTTTGCCAAGGCGCAGGCCGACGTGCGTGCGAGCCGCGCCGTCATCGCCGCGCAACGTCATCAGCTCGAAGTGCTGTCGGGCACCAAGAAGCAGCGGGCGGCCGACCTCGAGGGCGCCAAGGCTACGCTGGCCGCGGCCAAGCTCAAGCTCGGCTACACCAAGATCGTGGCGCCGTTCGACGGCGTCACCGGCGAGCGGCAGGTGCAGCCGGGCGATTACGTCAATATCGGCACCAATCTGATCAACGTGGTACCGCTGCCGAACGTCTATGTGATCGCCAATTACAAGGAGACACAGTTGACGCGGGTCAAACCCGGTCAACCTGTCGAGATCACCATCGATAGTTTCCCCAACGAAAGACTACATGGCCGTGTCGAGCGGATTGCGCCGGCGAGCGGCTCGCAATTCGCGCTGCTGCCGCCGGACAATGCCACCGGCAATTTCACCAAAGTGGTTCAGCGGGTCCCGGTTCGCATCCAGTTCGACAAGAACCAGCCGCTGCTGGAACGCCTGCTGCCCGGAATGTCCGTCTTCACCCATATCAATACCGGCGAGGCGGGCACGGATGGCGGAAAATGA
- the nth gene encoding endonuclease III: MAKITRSISAKKSGVPSVPKKVAKKGAKVAPNGVAKKSAKPKSLKPKPWTSAEVYEAFSRFRKANPEPKGELEHLNPYTLLVAVVLSAQATDAGVNKATRALFAVADTPEKMLELGEEKVREYIKTIGLYRNKAKNVIALSEKLIAEFGGEVPRTRAEIETLPGAGRKTANVVLNMAYGEHTMAVDTHVFRVGNRTGLAPGNTPLEVELGLEKIIPPEFMLHAHHWLILHGRYTCLARKPRCEVCLINDLCRWPEKTV, translated from the coding sequence ATGGCCAAAATCACCCGCTCTATCAGCGCAAAAAAATCCGGCGTCCCATCCGTGCCGAAGAAAGTGGCAAAGAAGGGCGCCAAGGTGGCACCGAACGGCGTAGCGAAGAAATCAGCCAAGCCAAAATCGTTAAAGCCAAAACCCTGGACGTCGGCCGAGGTCTACGAGGCCTTCAGCCGGTTTCGCAAAGCCAATCCAGAGCCGAAGGGCGAGCTCGAACATCTCAATCCATATACGCTGCTGGTGGCGGTCGTGCTGTCGGCGCAGGCAACGGATGCCGGCGTCAACAAGGCGACGCGCGCGCTGTTTGCGGTCGCCGATACGCCGGAGAAGATGCTTGAGCTGGGCGAAGAGAAAGTGCGCGAGTACATCAAGACGATCGGGCTCTATCGCAACAAGGCCAAGAACGTCATCGCGCTGTCGGAAAAACTGATCGCCGAATTCGGCGGCGAGGTGCCGCGCACCCGGGCGGAGATCGAGACGCTGCCCGGCGCCGGGCGCAAGACTGCCAATGTCGTGCTCAACATGGCCTATGGCGAACACACCATGGCTGTCGATACCCATGTGTTCCGCGTTGGCAACCGCACGGGGCTGGCGCCGGGCAACACGCCGCTCGAGGTCGAACTGGGCCTGGAAAAGATAATCCCGCCCGAGTTCATGCTGCACGCCCATCACTGGCTGATCCTGCACGGGCGCTACACGTGTCTCGCCCGCAAGCCGCGCTGCGAGGTATGTCTGATCAACGATCTTTGCCGGTGGCCGGAAAAGACGGTCTGA
- a CDS encoding DUF2244 domain-containing protein: MTAGNDFDPALDQPTLFSARVTPHRSLNRIGFLVLMTFIGAVSFVAGIAFLLMGAWPVLGFFGLDVLVIYWAFRINFRSADATEDIVVTPSELRVRRVSHRGRLVEWSFNPLWVQLEQTGDPEFGIEHLYLVSRGRRVSVGHFLGPDEKASFAKALLAALQTAKRGITYNPVA; encoded by the coding sequence ATGACCGCAGGCAACGACTTTGATCCGGCGCTTGACCAGCCGACGCTGTTTTCGGCGCGGGTGACGCCGCATCGCTCGCTCAACCGCATCGGCTTTTTGGTGCTGATGACCTTCATCGGCGCGGTGAGCTTTGTCGCCGGCATCGCATTTCTGCTGATGGGCGCCTGGCCGGTGCTCGGCTTTTTCGGCCTCGATGTGCTTGTCATCTATTGGGCGTTCCGGATCAATTTCCGCAGCGCCGACGCTACCGAGGATATCGTGGTGACGCCGTCGGAATTGCGCGTGCGGCGGGTCAGCCATCGCGGCCGTCTGGTCGAATGGTCGTTCAATCCGCTCTGGGTGCAGCTCGAACAGACCGGCGACCCCGAATTCGGCATCGAGCACCTTTATCTGGTCTCCCGCGGCCGCCGGGTTTCCGTCGGTCATTTCCTCGGGCCGGACGAAAAAGCAAGCTTTGCCAAAGCCTTACTGGCTGCGTTGCAGACCGCCAAGCGCGGCATCACATACAATCCGGTCGCGTAG
- a CDS encoding bifunctional helix-turn-helix domain-containing protein/methylated-DNA--[protein]-cysteine S-methyltransferase: MMISAIHDQRLAKPGLQHAAALRDYDSVRRAIAFISEHWRAQPTIEAMADAAAVTPDELHHLFRRWAGLTPKAFMQALTLDHAKGLLRDSASVLDAALDSGLSGPGRLHDLFVTHEAMSPGEWKNGGAGMTLRYGFHVCPFGTAIVIASERGLAGLAFADPGEEPTAFADMKRRWPNATYVEDHDGTVGLAQRVFDTRLWRPDQPLRVVLIGTDFEVRVWETLLKIPMGRAVCYSDIANKIKNPKASRAVGAAVGRNPVSFVVPCHRALGKGGALTGYHWGITRKQAMLGWEAGQVGLH, encoded by the coding sequence ATGATGATATCAGCCATACATGACCAGCGCCTGGCCAAGCCGGGCCTTCAGCACGCCGCCGCGTTGCGCGACTATGACTCGGTGCGCCGCGCCATCGCCTTCATCTCGGAGCACTGGCGCGCGCAACCGACCATCGAGGCGATGGCGGACGCCGCCGCCGTGACGCCGGACGAATTGCACCATCTGTTCCGCCGCTGGGCCGGTCTGACGCCGAAGGCTTTCATGCAGGCGCTGACACTGGATCACGCCAAGGGCCTGTTGCGCGATTCCGCCAGCGTGCTCGACGCAGCACTCGACTCGGGGCTGTCAGGCCCGGGCCGGCTGCATGATCTGTTCGTCACCCATGAAGCGATGTCGCCGGGCGAATGGAAGAACGGCGGCGCCGGCATGACGCTGCGCTACGGTTTCCATGTTTGCCCGTTCGGCACCGCCATCGTGATCGCCAGCGAACGCGGCCTTGCCGGGCTTGCCTTCGCCGATCCCGGCGAGGAGCCGACGGCGTTTGCCGACATGAAGCGGCGCTGGCCGAACGCGACCTATGTCGAGGACCACGACGGCACCGTTGGCCTCGCGCAACGCGTCTTCGATACGCGGCTGTGGCGGCCGGACCAGCCGCTCCGCGTGGTCCTGATCGGCACCGATTTCGAGGTGCGGGTGTGGGAGACGCTGCTGAAGATCCCGATGGGCCGCGCGGTCTGCTATTCGGATATCGCCAACAAGATCAAAAACCCGAAGGCGTCACGCGCCGTCGGCGCCGCGGTCGGCCGCAATCCGGTATCATTCGTGGTGCCCTGCCATCGCGCACTCGGCAAAGGCGGCGCGCTGACCGGCTATCACTGGGGCATCACGCGCAAGCAGGCGATGCTGGGCTGGGAAGCCGGACAGGTCGGGCTACATTGA
- a CDS encoding 2,3-bisphosphoglycerate-dependent phosphoglycerate mutase: protein MSDRLLVLVRHGQSEWNLKNLFTGWKDPDLTEQGIAEAKEAGRKLKAQGLTFDVAFTSDLTRAQHTLKLMLAEIGQTGLPTTEDLALNERDYGDLSGLNKDDARKKWGEDQVLVWRRSYDVPPPGGESLKDTLARALPYYVKEILPGVLRGQRTLVAAHGNSLRALIMVLEKLTPEQILKRELATGVPVIYRLNADSTVATKVDLAA from the coding sequence ATGAGCGACCGTCTTCTCGTGCTTGTGCGGCACGGCCAGAGCGAATGGAATTTGAAGAACCTGTTCACCGGCTGGAAAGATCCTGACCTCACCGAACAGGGTATCGCGGAAGCCAAGGAGGCCGGCCGCAAGCTGAAGGCGCAAGGGCTGACGTTCGACGTTGCCTTCACCTCGGACCTGACGCGCGCCCAGCATACGCTGAAGCTGATGCTCGCCGAGATCGGGCAGACCGGACTGCCGACGACGGAGGATCTCGCGCTCAACGAACGCGATTACGGCGATCTCTCCGGACTCAACAAGGATGACGCCCGCAAGAAGTGGGGCGAGGACCAGGTGCTGGTCTGGCGCCGCTCCTACGACGTACCGCCACCCGGCGGCGAGAGTCTGAAGGATACGCTGGCGCGCGCGCTGCCCTATTACGTGAAGGAGATTCTGCCCGGCGTGCTGCGCGGCCAGCGCACGCTGGTCGCCGCCCACGGCAATTCGCTGCGCGCGCTGATCATGGTGCTGGAGAAGCTGACGCCCGAGCAGATTTTGAAGCGCGAACTCGCAACCGGCGTGCCTGTCATCTATCGGCTCAACGCGGATTCGACTGTCGCGACGAAGGTCGATCTGGCGGCGTGA
- the dapB gene encoding 4-hydroxy-tetrahydrodipicolinate reductase, whose protein sequence is MADMRLIVAGAGGRMGRALVRVISETPGAVLTGALEAPGSELLGKDAGVLAGLPENGVKLSADLWTLSANADGILDFTVPAATIANVAIAAERGLVHIVGTTGLSVSDMAVIKSVTSRAVVVQSGNMSLGVNLLAALVKRVAQSLDESFDIEIVEMHHKAKIDAPSGTAFLLGEAAAAGRGVDLHARSARGRDGHTGARRPGDIGFAALRGGTVTGDHSVIFAGAMERIELTHRAEDRTMFAQGAVKAALWAHGRKPGFYTMTDVLGLADF, encoded by the coding sequence ATGGCCGATATGCGATTGATCGTTGCGGGGGCCGGCGGCCGGATGGGCCGCGCGCTGGTGCGCGTCATTTCGGAAACGCCGGGCGCGGTGTTGACCGGCGCGCTGGAAGCGCCGGGCTCGGAACTGCTGGGCAAGGATGCCGGCGTGCTCGCTGGCCTGCCGGAGAATGGCGTCAAACTTTCGGCCGACCTGTGGACGCTGTCGGCCAATGCCGACGGCATTCTCGATTTCACCGTGCCGGCCGCGACCATCGCCAATGTCGCGATCGCCGCCGAGCGCGGCCTCGTGCACATCGTCGGAACCACCGGCCTGTCGGTGTCCGACATGGCCGTGATCAAGAGCGTCACTTCGCGCGCCGTGGTGGTGCAATCAGGCAATATGAGCCTCGGCGTCAACCTGCTGGCCGCGCTGGTCAAGCGCGTCGCGCAGTCGCTGGACGAAAGCTTCGACATCGAGATCGTCGAGATGCACCACAAGGCCAAGATCGACGCGCCGTCGGGTACCGCGTTCCTGCTCGGTGAGGCCGCCGCCGCCGGCCGCGGCGTCGACCTGCATGCGCGTTCCGCGCGTGGCCGCGACGGGCATACCGGCGCGCGCCGGCCGGGCGACATCGGCTTTGCCGCGCTGCGCGGCGGCACCGTCACCGGCGATCACAGCGTGATCTTCGCCGGTGCCATGGAGCGCATCGAACTGACCCACCGTGCGGAAGACCGGACCATGTTCGCGCAGGGCGCGGTCAAGGCCGCGCTATGGGCGCACGGCCGGAAGCCCGGCTTCTATACGATGACCGATGTGCTCGGGCTTGCCGACTTCTAA
- a CDS encoding DUF1330 domain-containing protein, producing the protein MAKGYWIARVDVHNDDGYKSYAAANPAIFKKFGGRFVVRAGKFTAIEGESRSRNVVIEFPDYETALACYHSPEYQENIKVRQPHSVADLIIIEGYDGPQP; encoded by the coding sequence ATGGCGAAGGGATACTGGATCGCGCGCGTCGACGTGCACAATGATGACGGCTACAAGTCCTATGCGGCGGCCAACCCCGCCATCTTCAAGAAATTCGGCGGGCGCTTCGTCGTGCGTGCCGGCAAATTCACCGCCATCGAGGGCGAAAGCCGCTCACGCAATGTGGTGATCGAATTTCCCGACTATGAGACCGCGCTGGCCTGCTACCACTCGCCGGAATACCAGGAAAACATCAAGGTGCGGCAGCCGCATTCGGTCGCCGATCTCATCATCATCGAGGGCTATGACGGTCCGCAGCCCTGA
- the pyrF gene encoding orotidine-5'-phosphate decarboxylase: MQPADIAPKDRLIVPLDLPGVAEAEAMIARLGDSVSFYKIGYQLAYAGGLPLAQQLAKSGKKVFLDLKLHDIGNTVARGVESVAKLGATFLTVHAYPQTMKAAVEARAGSSLKILAVTVLTSYDDGDLHAAGYRLNVSDMVEARAQQAQVLGVDGLVSSPLEAAALRKLVGHQMNLVTPGIRPAGSATGDQKRIMTPARAIAAGADYLVVGRPITEAADPKAAADAVQAEIAQALAK, from the coding sequence ATGCAGCCAGCCGATATCGCGCCGAAAGACCGCTTGATCGTGCCGCTCGATCTGCCCGGGGTGGCAGAAGCGGAAGCGATGATTGCGCGGCTCGGCGACAGCGTGAGCTTCTACAAGATTGGCTATCAGCTCGCCTATGCCGGCGGATTGCCGCTGGCGCAGCAATTGGCGAAGTCAGGCAAGAAGGTCTTTCTCGATCTCAAGCTGCACGACATCGGCAACACCGTCGCGCGCGGCGTCGAGAGCGTTGCCAAACTGGGCGCGACCTTCCTCACCGTGCACGCCTATCCCCAGACCATGAAGGCCGCGGTCGAAGCGCGCGCGGGCTCCAGCCTGAAAATTCTCGCCGTCACCGTGCTGACCTCCTATGACGACGGCGACCTCCATGCCGCCGGCTATCGCCTCAACGTCTCGGATATGGTCGAGGCGCGTGCGCAGCAGGCGCAGGTGCTCGGCGTCGACGGGCTGGTAAGCTCGCCGCTGGAAGCGGCGGCGCTGCGCAAGCTCGTCGGGCACCAGATGAACCTGGTGACTCCAGGCATCCGCCCGGCGGGGTCCGCGACCGGCGACCAGAAGCGCATCATGACGCCGGCACGTGCCATCGCCGCCGGCGCTGATTATCTGGTGGTCGGACGGCCGATTACCGAAGCCGCCGATCCGAAGGCGGCGGCGGATGCCGTCCAGGCGGAAATCGCGCAGGCGTTGGCAAAGTAG